AAACGCAGATTAATCGGTGATGATGAGCACGGCTGGAGTGATGAAAGCGTGTTTAATTTTGAAGGTGGATGTTATGCAAAAGTCATTCGTTTATCAGGAGAACATGAGCCACAGATTTATGAATGTACACGCAGATTTGGTACAATTCTCGAAAATGTAGTTTATGACCCGACTACCCGCAAAATTGACCTTGATGATGACAAACTGACTGAAAACACACGTGCATCATATCCACTCGATTTCATTCCGAATGTTGTGGAAGATAAGATGGCAAAAACTCCACCCAAGAATATTATATTCCTGACTTGCGATGCTACGGGCGTTCTACCTCCAATAGCACTTCTTGATACAAATCAGGCAATGTATCATTTCATAAGCGGTTACACATCGAAAATAGCAGGTACTGAAATGGGACTTGGAATTGAGCCGGAAATAGCTTTCAGTGCTTGTTTTGGGGCGCCGTTTATGGTACATCATCCATTTTTCTATGCTAATTTGTTACGCAAGAAAATGGAAAAATACGGCACTAAATGCTGGCTTGTAAATACCGGCTGGGTCGGTGGAAAATTCGGCGTCGGAAAGCGTATTTCTATACGTCACACAAGAAATCTGCTCAATGCAGCTCTCAATGGTGATTTGGATAATATCGAATACCGTACTGATAAAATTTTCGGTTTCAAAGTGCCACTATCTTGTCCTGAAGTACCGACCGATGTTCTTGAGCCGTCAAATTCATGGGGCAATAAAGATGAATACTGGAAGAAGTACGACAGTTTAGCAGCCCGCTATATAGAAAACTTCAAGTTATTCTCCGATGGATGTCCTGAAGATGTTATAAATGCAGGACCAATCAGAATTTGATTTTTTTGAAATGATTATTAATACAAGGTTGTCTCATAAATATGATATAGCTGTCATAATGAGTCAACCTTTTTTTTGCAGTAAATAATAATATTCGACTTAAATTAATCAAAAAAGGAAATAATATTTCTTAAAATTTTTATAATTAGCTATTTTTGTAAATTATCAAACATTAATTTTTCGACAAAATAATAATGATTATTTGTAAAAGATATATATTGCTGTTAATGTCTGTATCAATTCTATTGTTATCCTGCAAATCTGTACAGGAAACAGAAGAAATTGAAAGCAAGGGTGAATTTATGCTACTTAAAGCCAAGTATGAAATTACTGATAATGAACAAATAAAATTCCTAATGACTGCAGAAAGACTAAGCCCAAGAGAAGGCGAATATCTTCCCAATTCCGAAAATTTCAGAGTTGAAATATTTGATGAAAAG
This window of the Ignavibacteriota bacterium genome carries:
- the pckA gene encoding phosphoenolpyruvate carboxykinase (ATP), translating into MKYLEFETPASKQAGELASDFKLANMGLLGLDKVYWNLSSSALYEEAIFRGEAHISEGGPLVVHTGKWTARAANDKYIVKEGSTDDNVWWGVYNRPLPEDKFAVLFSRVQSYLQGEELFVQDCYAGADPDYRLPIRVVTDKAWQSLFARNMFILPKTRDEYKKHIPEFTMIALPGFKCDPRIDGTRTETAIVLNFQARIGLVLGSSYGGEIKKSIFTVMNYLLPIQDVMAMHCSANVGDGGDVALFFGLSGTGKTTLSADPKRRLIGDDEHGWSDESVFNFEGGCYAKVIRLSGEHEPQIYECTRRFGTILENVVYDPTTRKIDLDDDKLTENTRASYPLDFIPNVVEDKMAKTPPKNIIFLTCDATGVLPPIALLDTNQAMYHFISGYTSKIAGTEMGLGIEPEIAFSACFGAPFMVHHPFFYANLLRKKMEKYGTKCWLVNTGWVGGKFGVGKRISIRHTRNLLNAALNGDLDNIEYRTDKIFGFKVPLSCPEVPTDVLEPSNSWGNKDEYWKKYDSLAARYIENFKLFSDGCPEDVINAGPIRI